GGCCGGCGCCACGGGAATCATCGGCGGCTCGGCCAGCCCCTTGGCCCCGATGTGATTGGCCACCACGTCGGCGCCGTCCACGAAGAATCCCTCGATGCGCGGCACATCGGCCATGGTCGGGATCTTGTAGTCGTGCATCGTGGGGTTCATCTGTAGGCCCAGCCGCTCGTCCATCACGCGCTCCTCGAACAGCGCGTACCCCATTCCCTGCAGCACCGCGCCCTCGAGT
The nucleotide sequence above comes from Gemmatimonadaceae bacterium. Encoded proteins:
- a CDS encoding molybdopterin cofactor-binding domain-containing protein, whose amino-acid sequence is LEGAVLQGMGYALFEERVMDERLGLQMNPTMHDYKIPTMADVPRIEGFFVDGADVVANHIGAKGLAEPPMIPVAPAIAAAVADALGVEMAEIPMTPWRVLATSATAAGRRPSS